The nucleotide window CTTCTGTATCCTTTACTTCTGGTAGTTCACCTAAAGCTGTTTTAACTTGGTCTACAATAACAGGGCCAAGTGGGCATCCCATAGAAGTTAATGTCATCGTTACCGTCGCTAAGCCTTCTTCATTTAAATCCACATCATATACTAAGCCTAAGTTAATAATATCAATACCTAACTCAGGGT belongs to Lysinibacillus louembei and includes:
- a CDS encoding metal-sulfur cluster assembly factor, producing MAIDQDMKDSMYSALENVIDPELGIDIINLGLVYDVDLNEEGLATVTMTLTSMGCPLGPVIVDQVKTALGELPEVKDTEVNIVWTPAWSKDMMTRYAKMALGVR